A window of Sagittula sp. P11 genomic DNA:
ACTTCACCGCCCAGATGATCGAGACAGCTTCGCAGTCCAGCGTGCTGAACGAACTCGACCGCGAAGGCCTGCCCTGGGCCGAGGTCGACACCAACGGTCTGCAGGTCTTCCTGATCGGCACGGCACCGGACGAGGCCGCGCGCTTCAAGGCGCTGTCGACCGCGGGTCGTGTCGTCGATGCCTCCCGCGTGATCGACCAGATGCTGGTGGAGGAACCCGAGGACGTGGCGCCGCCGCGCTTCTCGGTCGAGATCCTGAGAAACGACGCTGGTGTCTCGGTCATCGGGCTTGTGCCCCAATCGACCGACCGCGAGGCGCTGATCGAAAGCTTCCGCCAGATCGCCGGCGGGCAGGAGGTCTCCGACCTGCTGGAGGCCGCCGATTTTCCCGCGCCCGACGGCTGGGAACAGGCCCTGCGCTTCGCCACCAGCGCGTTGCGCGACCTGCCGCGCTCCAAGGTGTCAGTCGATGCCGAACGGGTGGAAATCAAGGCCATGACCGAAAGCGCCGAGGCGCGCAGCCGGCTGGAAACCAACCTCACGCGGCGCAAGCCGGAGGGTCTGCGGCTTGCGCTCGACCTCTCCGCCCCGCGGCCCGTCATCACGCCCTTCACCCTGCGCTTCCTGATCGACGACGAGGGCGCGCGCTTCGACGCCTGTTCCGCCGATACCGAAGAGGCGCGGTCCCGCATCCTGCGCGCCGCCTCCGGTGCAGGTCTCGAAGGCAAGGCAATCTGCACCCTCGGCCTCGGCGTGCCCTCGCGCCGCTGGGCCGACGCGGTCGAGCTGGGCATCGCCAAGCTGAAGGAAGTGGGCGGCGGCTCCATCACCTTCTCCAACGCCGATGTCACGCTGGTGGCGCTCGAAGGCACGCCGCAGGGCACCTTCGACCGGATCGTCGGCGAACTGGAAACCACCCTGCCGGAGGTCTTCGCGCTGCATGCCGTGCTGCCCAAGGCGCCGGAACAGGATGCCGAGGGCCCGCCCGACTTCACCGCCACCCTCTCGCCCGAGGGCAAGGTGCAACTGCGCGGACGCCTGACCACCGAGATCGCCCGCCAGACCGCGGACAGCTACGCCCGCGCGCGCTTTGGGTCGGAGGCGGTCTATACCGCCGCCCGCCTGGCCGACAACCTGCCCTCGGACTGGCCGGTGCGCACGCTCGCCGGGCTGGAGGCGCTGTCGATGCTGGCCAACGGCTCTGTCACCGTGACGCCCGACGACGTGATCGTGACCGGCCAGACCGGCAACCAGGAAGCCAGCGCCCAGATCGCGAAACTTCTGGCCGGCAAGCTCGGTGAAAACGCCACCTACGATATCGACGTGACCTATGTCGAACGGCTGGACCCGACGCTGGGCATTCCCTCGCCCGAGCAATGCGTCGGCATGATCAAGGAAGTGGTCGGCACGCGGAAGATCAACTTCGAGCCGGGCTC
This region includes:
- a CDS encoding OmpA family protein translates to MRLSSLFTIAGTFLAASGLSVLTAYFTAQMIETASQSSVLNELDREGLPWAEVDTNGLQVFLIGTAPDEAARFKALSTAGRVVDASRVIDQMLVEEPEDVAPPRFSVEILRNDAGVSVIGLVPQSTDREALIESFRQIAGGQEVSDLLEAADFPAPDGWEQALRFATSALRDLPRSKVSVDAERVEIKAMTESAEARSRLETNLTRRKPEGLRLALDLSAPRPVITPFTLRFLIDDEGARFDACSADTEEARSRILRAASGAGLEGKAICTLGLGVPSRRWADAVELGIAKLKEVGGGSITFSNADVTLVALEGTPQGTFDRIVGELETTLPEVFALHAVLPKAPEQDAEGPPDFTATLSPEGKVQLRGRLTTEIARQTADSYARARFGSEAVYTAARLADNLPSDWPVRTLAGLEALSMLANGSVTVTPDDVIVTGQTGNQEASAQIAKLLAGKLGENATYDIDVTYVERLDPTLGIPSPEQCVGMIKEVVGTRKINFEPGSATLDISARDILDELADLLKTCGDIPLEIGGHTDSQGRESMNQQLSRDRAQSVLDALRGRRVPVRMYEVKGYGEEQPIADNGTEEGREANRRIEFKLLIDELEEAVAEAEDAAEEATEPGETGETAEAADTATADTAATDAPDASTTEDTDGEQTADTTDAEPDGQDDTTDAATDTPPMQDPEATEAAAGIGADKAVPQGAVRDADFKPENGEDG